The genomic window CGAAGGTTCGTGTGAGGCGATTCCGTGACAATCGCCGTGACCGATCCCAGCACCTGGCGCGTCGCGAACGGAACTTTGACCCGGCAGCCGACCTCGACCTGCGCCTCCATCTCGGGCGGCACGCGGTAATCGAATTCCTTGCGGACGGCGATGTCCAGAGCGACGCGGGCGATCATGACAGGTTGAGTTGGCCAAGAGAGCGAGTTTGCACTCTGAAACCCTCGTTTCACCGCGATTTCACTGCAATCGTCGCAGAATTCAAGCGCGCATCCTGCAAATCTTCACTTAAGTCGCTTGAGTGGGGCGAGGGCTGGGCGAGGGCTCCCGCCGAGCCAATGCCATCGACGAAGAAGGGAAGATCCATGCGGTCAAAGCCATCGGGCCGGCCGGAAGTTCTTACGGCGTGAAAGCCATTTCGCCCGAAGGCCGCGTGTACGACATCAAGGCATCAAGATGACTTCGGAGCGAGAAGAAACCAAAGTGCATGGGGTATCTGTCGCGGCGCACATCCAAGCGCGCCCCAAGCTCCCGAAGCGCCAAAGTGAGTCTCAGAAGGGCGCATCGTAGCATGCCTCCGGAGTGCCGGTCTCCGACCCGGCACGCATCGGGGCGGCAGGAAAATCGCGCCGGATCGGAGACTGGCGCTCCGAGGTTCATGGGCAGAACTGCTGCGCGGATCCAGCCCCGGAGAAAGCTTGATTAGGGGACGAGCCGGGGCGATAAATAAATCAAGAATCAATCAACCATCAGGATCCAGACACACCATGAAATCGCTCTTTGCCTTCATCCTCCCGCCACGAAACCGAGAGCGTGCCGGAGCGCGCGCGTTCACGTTGATTGAGTTGCTCGTGGTCATTGCGATCATCGGCATCCTGGCCGGCATGCTTTTGCCCGCCCTGGCCAAGGCCAAGGAACAAGCGCAGCGCACCAAGTGCATCAATAACATGAAGCAGGTGCTGCTTTCCACTCACCTTTACGTCAACGACAACACCGATTTCATGCCGTACACGTCGTGGAGTTCCGGCGCGACCAAAGTGCCGAACTGGTGCTACACGCGCTACCGGGTCGCCACCCCCGCGGATGATCGAGTCAATGAAGGCCAGCTCTATCAGTATCACAGCGTGAGCAACCTGTATTGGTGCCCTCTGGAGAAGACGAACAACGCTTTCTTCCGGCAGCGCGAGATGCAGGTCAGCAGTTACGTGATGAATGGGGCGGTCTCCAGTTACACCACCAGTCCTCCCGGCAAGCCGCAATACACCACTTGGAAAATCACCGAGTTCAGACCGGATGCCATGGTCTTTTGGGAAGCGGACGAACGCCAGCCCGCCAATTACGACAACGTGGCCAGCCGGCCAGACGAAGGCGTCACCCAACGGCACAAGAACGGTGTCGTCATGGGCATGTTCGGCGGCCAGTTCGAATACATGAGATACCTCAAGTATTACGAAGAGGCCGGGATTGGAGGCTTCCGAGGCGCGCGCCCCGGCCGATTCTGGTGCAATCCCGCAACAAGAACCGGCGAGTAACCCGTTGATTGACATGAAAACAATCTCCCCTCTCAAGACTCCGTCGATCTTGGCAGCCCTTGCCGCGGCGCTGATCGTTTGTGGCTGCAGCAAATCCGG from Verrucomicrobiota bacterium includes these protein-coding regions:
- a CDS encoding prepilin-type N-terminal cleavage/methylation domain-containing protein yields the protein MKSLFAFILPPRNRERAGARAFTLIELLVVIAIIGILAGMLLPALAKAKEQAQRTKCINNMKQVLLSTHLYVNDNTDFMPYTSWSSGATKVPNWCYTRYRVATPADDRVNEGQLYQYHSVSNLYWCPLEKTNNAFFRQREMQVSSYVMNGAVSSYTTSPPGKPQYTTWKITEFRPDAMVFWEADERQPANYDNVASRPDEGVTQRHKNGVVMGMFGGQFEYMRYLKYYEEAGIGGFRGARPGRFWCNPATRTGE